A genomic stretch from Jatrophihabitans sp. includes:
- a CDS encoding winged helix-turn-helix transcriptional regulator — MARRSYGQICGLSRALEIVGERWALLIVRDLILGPKRFTDLRQGLPRIPTNVLSARLKELEQSGVLQRRILPRPATAVVYELTDYGRELDDILLRLGLWGAQSMGPPDDDDIYTPASLLMGMRALYWAAGSPKPPVPVSYELRVNGVVIGLTVQDGELGLVDGPQADPDLVIETGHALAALLTGRVTPSEALESGSVRVTGDPELLTEFAKTFHV; from the coding sequence ATGGCGCGTCGAAGCTACGGACAGATCTGCGGGCTGAGCCGTGCCCTGGAGATCGTCGGCGAGCGCTGGGCGCTGCTCATCGTCCGGGATCTGATCCTCGGACCCAAGCGTTTCACCGACCTGCGGCAGGGCCTGCCGCGGATACCGACCAACGTCCTGTCGGCCCGGTTGAAGGAGCTGGAGCAGTCCGGAGTGCTGCAGCGGCGCATCCTGCCCCGTCCGGCGACCGCGGTGGTCTACGAGCTCACCGACTACGGTCGCGAACTCGACGACATCCTGCTGCGACTGGGCCTCTGGGGCGCCCAGTCGATGGGTCCGCCGGACGACGATGACATCTACACGCCCGCCTCGCTGCTGATGGGCATGCGCGCGCTCTATTGGGCTGCCGGCTCGCCGAAGCCGCCGGTGCCGGTCAGCTACGAGCTGAGGGTCAACGGGGTCGTCATCGGCCTGACCGTGCAGGACGGCGAGCTGGGCCTCGTTGACGGCCCGCAGGCCGATCCCGACCTGGTGATCGAGACCGGCCACGCTCTGGCAGCCCTGCTCACCGGCAGGGTCACCCCGTCAGAGGCCCTTGAAAGCGGCAGCGTCCGGGTGACCGGTGACCCCGAGCTGCTCACCGAGTTCGCCAAGACCTTCCACGTCTGA
- a CDS encoding flavin reductase family protein has translation MARADRMLDPRAGGTPVAQDSNEFRDVMGMFATGITVVTANGDTTPHGMTANSFTSVSLDPPLVLVCVLRDAVMHQAILQGRSFAISVLSTAQEPVARYFADRSRPRGDREFDVIDWTPGRHTGVPIVSGTLAWLECRLAAVYEGGDHSIFLGAVLDLGRSFRRNALLFFGGDFHRLESEQL, from the coding sequence ATGGCGCGAGCTGATCGGATGCTCGATCCGCGGGCCGGCGGCACACCGGTGGCCCAGGATAGCAACGAGTTCCGGGACGTCATGGGGATGTTCGCCACCGGGATCACGGTCGTCACCGCCAACGGCGACACGACGCCGCACGGCATGACGGCGAACTCGTTCACCTCGGTGTCCTTGGACCCGCCGCTGGTGCTGGTCTGCGTCCTTCGGGACGCGGTCATGCACCAGGCGATCCTGCAGGGCCGATCGTTTGCCATCTCGGTGCTGTCCACCGCTCAGGAGCCGGTGGCCCGCTACTTCGCCGATCGGAGCCGGCCCCGGGGCGATCGGGAATTCGACGTGATCGACTGGACGCCGGGCCGGCACACCGGGGTGCCGATCGTGAGCGGAACGCTGGCCTGGTTGGAGTGCCGGCTGGCAGCGGTCTACGAGGGCGGTGACCACTCGATCTTTCTGGGGGCGGTTCTCGACCTCGGCCGCAGTTTCAGGCGGAACGCGCTACTGTTCTTCGGCGGTGACTTTCACCGATTGGAGTCCGAGCAGCTCTGA
- a CDS encoding acyl-CoA thioesterase has protein sequence MEQYYEYRHLVGFEETNLVGNVYYVNYLRWQGRCREMFLKDRAAAVLEDLRNDLKLFTLKCECEYMVEIGAFDELSIRMRLEDLTQTQIGFAFDYVRLRDDMEVLVARGRQRIACMRGPNTDTKPTRVPEVLRAALAPYAITSSAPAGNYVSSAATPAKTPADGAS, from the coding sequence GTGGAGCAGTACTACGAATACCGGCACCTGGTTGGTTTCGAGGAGACGAACTTGGTGGGCAATGTCTACTACGTCAACTACCTGAGATGGCAGGGCCGCTGCCGGGAGATGTTCCTGAAGGATCGGGCGGCGGCCGTGCTGGAGGATTTGCGCAACGATCTAAAGCTGTTCACGCTCAAGTGCGAGTGTGAGTACATGGTGGAGATCGGCGCGTTCGACGAGCTCTCGATCAGGATGCGGCTGGAGGACCTGACTCAGACCCAGATCGGTTTCGCCTTCGACTACGTCCGGCTTCGCGACGATATGGAGGTGCTGGTGGCCCGGGGGCGGCAGCGGATCGCCTGCATGCGCGGGCCGAACACCGACACCAAGCCGACCAGGGTGCCGGAGGTGTTGCGCGCGGCGCTGGCGCCGTACGCGATCACCTCTTCGGCTCCGGCCGGCAACTACGTGAGCTCGGCGGCGACTCCCGCTAAGACCCCGGCCGATGGCGCGAGCTGA
- a CDS encoding type I polyketide synthase, which translates to MSADRIAVVGISCRYPDADSPDDLWKNVLAGRRAFRQIPDERMRLEDYYSPDPAAPDRFYAQKAAVIEGFEFDRVKYRVAGSTYRSTDLTHWLALDTAARALADAGFPNGEGLDRKNTGVVIGNTLTGEFSRASVMRLRWPYVRRTVGAALREQGWDDAALSGFLDQLETRYKSPFAPVDEDTLAGGLANTIAGRVCNHFDLHGGGYTVDGACASSLLSVTTACNALSDGDLDTVIAGGVDLSIDPFEVIGFSKTGALASGEMRVYDQHSNGFWPGEGCGMLVLMREEDAIARGLKRYASIVGWGYSSDGKGGITRPEAAGHQLAIERAYRRAGFGFETVNYIEGHGTGTAVGDATELRALSTARRLADPEAAPAAISTLKGNIGHTKGAAGVGGLLKAILAIHHQVIPPATGHVDPHAELLGDRPGLRVPSSAELWPESGPIRVGVSSMGFGGINTHMVLEQQSGSERRTEIAAEVKQLVRSRQDCELLLIDASSIADLRGRISQLAAMSTRMSFAELSDLAGTLEAGLADRPVRAAVVLSTPEQAESQFGKLLMLLDNGARSVLDAEGGVFLGNAAGKPRIGFLFPGQGAGRRGDGGAIGRRFEVVEQLYRDHPLSKGANLADTAVAQPRIATASVAGLRLLRLLGIEGAAAAGHSLGELTALHWAGAYDEATLLSIAAARGRIMAETSSDNGAMAGVMAGPELVTPMLEGEPVGIAGYNGPHQTVVSGPADAVDRICAKASAQGLTAMRLPVSHAFHSELVAPAADALRSHLGTHQFSEVRRRVVSTVTGDTLAADSDLPELLVRQVREPVRFTEAVTALAGDVDLLLEVGPGTILRGLASEIAPSVVTISLETDSNSLAGLLRAVAACYVLGAPVRHAELYRDRFTRILEPGKQFRFFASPCEQAPADELGMAGLSATLAAPASTTLPAAALSTAPAPVPPGGMPSQPESPAAPGTTGQAPAGPPQSAVDVLRRLAAERAELPLEAVSASSHPLDELHLSSITVGQIVNQASRELGLTAPMATSTFATSTLAQLAQMLDELGESALAAEEPTAAALGVAPWVRAFAIDQVTGAAGPAAGPTGAGDWEVFASERHPLAAGLRQALLSAGLGSGVVLCLPRDCDESHVPLMLAAAKAVLALPAPARFVVVGDRRGAAGLAKTLCLEAPTVSTTVVSLPLPLDLSADRVTAAVGAIVADVAATDGFSEVSYDAAGARRVPVLRPLRLTPAADGKPPLGPQDVLLVTGGGKGITAECALSLAQDTGAAVGLLGRSGPDGDAELAANLERMAAAGVRYRYVRADVTSADEVKAAVEEIRDTLGPVTGILHGAGRNEPNSLLSLDQSSFERTLAPKIGGLEAVLAATDPGSLRLLVTFGSIIGRAGLRGEADYATANDWLTDLTCRVAEDYPDCRCVALEWSVWSGSGMGERLGVLESLMREGISPIRTEDGIEILSRVLADPSAPTTMVVMGRAEGLPTITLEQHEIPLLRFLDRTQVYYPGIELVADADLSATGDLYLADHLLDGDLLFPAVLGMEAMAQAATVLTGHERPPVLTDVEFLRPIVVPVDGHTTIRIAALVTEDGDVETVIRSSDTGFQADHFRATLRYSQQLAGTVNPPSPSQLLPLDAARDLYGSVLFQGGRFQRLRGYQQLAAKGCVAEIGNSSSQDWFASFLTQELVLADPGTRDAMMHSIQCCVPDATLLPAGIERLYLADRRDVQGCEKVTLHAVERLRDGDTYLYDLDVLDAEGKLVERWEGLRLQAVRKQDGAGPWLASLLGPYLERRTELGLDGISLRCGVVPDGPSPAHGQAARREQTAQALSWALGEPTTVRYRPDGKPEVGGGSEVSASHTAGLTFVVAGGSQPVSCDVEVVTSRSEQDWADLLGREPFALAQLLAAERQEDLSLAATRVWGAVECLRKVGRARIEPITVGEQRGDRWVSLRSGTARITTFPTTVRDVKDTVVFTMLTEGEN; encoded by the coding sequence ATGAGTGCAGATCGAATCGCAGTAGTCGGCATCTCCTGCCGCTATCCTGACGCCGATTCCCCTGATGATCTATGGAAGAACGTGCTAGCCGGGCGGCGGGCCTTCCGCCAGATCCCCGACGAGCGGATGCGGCTGGAGGACTACTACTCCCCTGACCCGGCCGCCCCGGACCGGTTCTACGCGCAGAAGGCCGCGGTCATCGAGGGCTTCGAGTTCGACCGGGTCAAGTACCGGGTGGCCGGCAGCACCTACCGCTCCACCGACCTGACGCACTGGCTCGCGCTGGACACCGCCGCTCGGGCACTGGCCGACGCCGGATTCCCCAACGGAGAGGGCCTGGACCGCAAGAACACCGGTGTGGTGATAGGTAACACCCTGACCGGCGAGTTCAGCCGGGCGAGCGTGATGCGGCTGCGTTGGCCCTACGTCCGGCGTACCGTCGGCGCCGCGCTGCGCGAGCAGGGCTGGGACGACGCCGCGCTGAGCGGGTTCCTCGACCAGCTCGAGACCCGTTACAAGAGCCCGTTCGCGCCGGTGGACGAGGACACGCTGGCCGGCGGGCTGGCCAACACCATCGCCGGCCGGGTCTGCAACCACTTCGACCTTCACGGCGGCGGGTACACCGTCGACGGCGCCTGCGCGTCCTCGCTGCTGTCGGTGACCACCGCGTGCAACGCGCTGTCCGACGGAGACCTCGACACGGTGATCGCCGGCGGGGTCGACCTGAGCATCGATCCGTTCGAGGTGATCGGGTTCTCCAAGACCGGCGCGCTGGCCTCTGGGGAGATGCGGGTCTATGACCAGCACTCCAACGGGTTCTGGCCCGGTGAGGGCTGCGGGATGCTGGTCCTGATGCGTGAGGAGGACGCGATCGCCCGCGGCCTCAAGCGCTACGCCAGCATCGTCGGCTGGGGTTACTCCTCCGACGGCAAGGGCGGGATCACCCGTCCGGAGGCGGCCGGGCACCAGCTGGCCATCGAACGCGCCTATCGCCGCGCCGGTTTCGGCTTCGAGACCGTCAATTACATCGAGGGGCACGGCACCGGCACCGCGGTCGGTGACGCCACCGAGCTGCGCGCCCTGTCCACCGCCCGCCGGCTGGCCGACCCCGAGGCGGCGCCGGCCGCGATCAGCACGCTGAAGGGCAACATCGGGCACACCAAGGGAGCGGCTGGAGTCGGTGGCCTGCTCAAGGCCATCCTGGCCATCCACCACCAGGTGATCCCGCCGGCGACCGGGCACGTCGACCCGCATGCGGAGTTGCTCGGCGACCGGCCCGGGTTGCGGGTCCCCAGCTCGGCAGAGCTGTGGCCGGAGAGCGGACCGATCCGGGTCGGGGTGTCCTCGATGGGCTTCGGCGGCATCAACACCCACATGGTGCTCGAGCAGCAGTCCGGCAGCGAGCGCCGAACCGAGATCGCGGCCGAGGTCAAGCAGCTGGTGCGCTCTCGGCAGGACTGCGAACTGCTGCTGATCGACGCCAGCAGCATCGCCGACCTGCGCGGCAGGATCAGCCAGCTTGCGGCCATGTCGACCCGGATGTCCTTCGCCGAGCTCAGTGACCTGGCCGGCACCCTCGAGGCCGGCCTGGCCGACCGCCCGGTCAGGGCTGCGGTGGTCCTCAGCACTCCGGAGCAGGCCGAGAGCCAGTTCGGCAAGCTGTTGATGCTGCTGGACAACGGCGCCCGGTCAGTGCTCGACGCGGAGGGTGGGGTGTTTCTCGGCAACGCCGCCGGCAAGCCCCGGATCGGATTCCTGTTCCCCGGCCAGGGCGCAGGGCGGCGCGGTGACGGTGGCGCCATCGGCCGCCGCTTCGAGGTGGTCGAGCAGCTCTACCGCGACCACCCGCTGTCCAAGGGAGCAAACCTGGCCGACACGGCGGTGGCTCAGCCGAGAATCGCCACCGCCTCGGTGGCGGGCCTCCGGCTGTTGCGGTTGCTCGGGATAGAGGGCGCGGCCGCCGCCGGGCACAGCCTCGGTGAACTGACCGCGCTGCACTGGGCCGGCGCCTACGACGAGGCGACCCTGCTCTCGATCGCCGCCGCCCGCGGCCGGATCATGGCCGAGACCAGCAGCGACAACGGCGCCATGGCCGGTGTGATGGCCGGGCCCGAGTTGGTCACGCCGATGCTGGAGGGCGAGCCGGTGGGCATCGCCGGCTACAACGGCCCGCACCAGACCGTCGTGTCCGGGCCGGCCGACGCCGTAGATCGAATCTGCGCCAAGGCCTCGGCCCAGGGATTGACCGCGATGCGGCTGCCGGTGTCCCACGCCTTCCACTCCGAGCTGGTGGCTCCGGCCGCCGATGCGTTGCGGAGCCACCTGGGTACCCACCAGTTCTCAGAGGTGCGACGCCGGGTGGTGTCCACGGTCACCGGTGACACCCTGGCCGCCGACTCGGATCTGCCGGAGCTGCTGGTGCGCCAAGTCCGCGAACCGGTGCGCTTCACCGAGGCGGTGACCGCTCTGGCCGGTGATGTCGACCTGCTGCTCGAAGTGGGGCCCGGCACCATCCTGCGCGGGCTGGCCAGCGAGATCGCCCCGTCCGTCGTGACGATCTCGCTCGAAACCGACAGCAACTCACTGGCAGGCCTGCTGCGAGCGGTCGCGGCGTGCTACGTCCTCGGTGCCCCGGTCCGGCATGCCGAGCTGTACCGGGACCGGTTCACCCGCATCCTGGAACCCGGCAAGCAGTTCCGGTTCTTCGCCAGTCCCTGTGAGCAGGCGCCTGCGGACGAGTTGGGAATGGCGGGGCTGTCGGCCACGCTTGCGGCGCCTGCCAGCACCACGCTGCCGGCCGCCGCGCTCAGCACGGCGCCAGCACCGGTACCGCCCGGCGGCATGCCGTCCCAACCCGAGAGCCCGGCCGCGCCGGGCACGACGGGGCAGGCGCCCGCCGGTCCGCCGCAGAGCGCGGTGGATGTCCTTCGCCGGCTGGCGGCCGAGCGGGCCGAGTTGCCGCTGGAGGCTGTCAGCGCCAGCAGCCACCCGCTGGACGAGCTGCACCTGAGCTCGATCACGGTCGGCCAGATCGTCAACCAGGCCTCGCGTGAACTGGGGTTGACCGCTCCGATGGCGACTTCGACGTTCGCCACCTCCACCCTGGCCCAGCTTGCCCAGATGCTCGATGAGCTGGGTGAGAGCGCTCTAGCGGCCGAGGAGCCGACAGCCGCCGCGCTGGGTGTCGCGCCCTGGGTGCGGGCCTTCGCCATCGACCAGGTGACGGGGGCGGCCGGACCGGCTGCCGGTCCTACGGGCGCCGGTGACTGGGAGGTGTTCGCCAGCGAGCGGCACCCGCTGGCCGCCGGGCTCCGGCAGGCCTTGCTCAGCGCCGGCCTCGGCAGCGGAGTCGTGCTCTGCCTGCCGCGCGACTGCGACGAGAGCCACGTCCCGTTGATGCTGGCCGCTGCCAAGGCGGTGCTGGCTCTGCCGGCGCCGGCTCGCTTCGTGGTGGTCGGCGATCGGCGCGGTGCGGCCGGCCTGGCCAAGACGCTGTGCCTGGAGGCTCCGACGGTGTCGACCACGGTGGTCAGCCTGCCGTTGCCACTGGATCTGAGCGCTGACCGGGTGACGGCCGCGGTAGGCGCAATCGTCGCCGACGTCGCTGCCACCGACGGCTTCAGCGAGGTCAGCTACGACGCTGCGGGGGCTCGCCGGGTTCCGGTGCTGCGCCCGTTGCGGCTCACCCCAGCTGCCGACGGCAAACCGCCGTTGGGCCCGCAGGACGTCCTGCTGGTCACCGGTGGCGGCAAGGGAATCACGGCTGAGTGCGCGCTCTCGCTCGCCCAGGACACCGGCGCGGCGGTCGGCCTGCTCGGCCGGTCCGGCCCGGACGGCGACGCCGAACTGGCTGCCAACCTGGAGCGGATGGCCGCGGCCGGGGTGCGTTACCGCTACGTCCGGGCCGATGTCACCTCTGCCGATGAGGTGAAGGCCGCGGTCGAGGAGATCCGTGACACCCTCGGGCCGGTCACCGGCATCCTGCACGGCGCCGGACGCAATGAGCCGAACTCGCTGCTCAGCCTTGACCAATCCTCCTTCGAGCGCACCCTGGCGCCCAAGATCGGCGGGTTGGAGGCGGTGCTCGCGGCGACCGATCCCGGCTCGCTGCGGCTGCTGGTCACCTTCGGCAGCATCATCGGCCGGGCCGGCCTGCGAGGTGAGGCCGACTACGCCACCGCCAACGACTGGCTGACCGATCTGACCTGCCGGGTCGCCGAGGACTACCCCGATTGCCGGTGCGTCGCACTGGAATGGTCGGTGTGGTCGGGCTCGGGCATGGGTGAGCGGCTGGGGGTGCTGGAGTCGTTGATGCGCGAAGGCATCTCGCCGATCAGGACGGAGGACGGCATCGAGATCCTGAGCAGGGTGCTCGCCGATCCGAGCGCGCCCACCACCATGGTGGTGATGGGCCGCGCGGAGGGGCTGCCGACGATCACGCTCGAGCAGCACGAGATTCCCCTGTTGCGGTTCCTGGACCGGACGCAGGTGTACTACCCCGGCATCGAGCTGGTCGCTGACGCCGACTTGTCGGCCACCGGCGATCTCTACCTTGCCGACCACCTGCTCGACGGCGACCTGCTGTTCCCGGCGGTGCTGGGAATGGAGGCGATGGCGCAGGCCGCCACCGTCCTGACCGGCCACGAGCGACCGCCGGTGCTCACCGACGTGGAGTTCCTGCGCCCGATCGTGGTGCCGGTCGACGGCCACACCACGATCCGGATCGCGGCGCTGGTCACCGAGGACGGCGACGTCGAGACGGTCATCCGCAGCAGTGACACCGGCTTTCAGGCCGACCACTTCCGGGCGACCTTGCGGTACTCCCAGCAGCTGGCCGGGACGGTCAACCCGCCAAGCCCTTCTCAGTTGCTGCCGCTGGACGCGGCCCGGGACCTGTACGGCTCGGTCCTGTTCCAGGGCGGGCGGTTCCAGCGGCTGCGGGGCTACCAGCAGTTGGCTGCCAAGGGCTGCGTCGCCGAGATCGGCAACTCGAGTTCGCAGGACTGGTTCGCGAGCTTCCTCACCCAGGAACTGGTGCTGGCCGATCCAGGGACCCGGGACGCCATGATGCACAGCATCCAATGCTGCGTGCCGGACGCGACGCTGCTGCCGGCCGGCATCGAACGGCTGTACCTGGCCGATCGCCGCGACGTGCAGGGCTGTGAGAAGGTCACGCTGCACGCGGTGGAACGCCTGCGCGACGGTGACACCTACCTCTATGACCTCGATGTCCTCGACGCCGAGGGCAAGCTGGTCGAGCGCTGGGAGGGCCTGCGGCTGCAGGCGGTCCGCAAGCAGGACGGAGCCGGTCCGTGGCTTGCCAGCCTGCTCGGGCCCTACCTGGAGCGGCGTACCGAACTGGGCCTGGACGGCATCAGCCTGCGGTGCGGGGTGGTGCCCGACGGCCCCTCCCCGGCCCACGGCCAGGCCGCTCGGCGGGAGCAGACCGCCCAGGCGCTCAGCTGGGCGCTGGGCGAGCCGACGACGGTGCGCTACCGTCCCGACGGCAAGCCCGAGGTCGGCGGCGGCAGCGAGGTCTCGGCCTCGCACACGGCCGGGCTGACCTTCGTGGTCGCGGGCGGGTCGCAACCGGTGAGCTGTGACGTGGAAGTGGTCACCAGCAGGTCCGAGCAGGACTGGGCCGATCTGCTCGGCCGGGAGCCGTTCGCCCTGGCGCAGCTGCTCGCCGCTGAGCGGCAGGAGGATCTGTCACTGGCGGCCACCCGGGTGTGGGGTGCGGTGGAGTGCCTGCGCAAGGTGGGCAGGGCTCGGATCGAGCCGATCACGGTCGGCGAGCAGCGGGGTGACCGCTGGGTGAGCCTGCGTTCGGGCACGGCCCGGATCACCACGTTCCCGACCACGGTGCGCGATGTCAAGGACACGGTGGTGTTCACCATGCTGACCGAAGGCGAGAACTGA
- a CDS encoding enediyne biosynthesis protein UnbU, giving the protein MTATVQQQPASSPAAPTAPIVAASKPKPDARYIALRNFAISISVLNIFGYAWLGFEQPWLWPILSILVGYATEIVFESISAWVYRRPAKFRGNGVRGLYEALLPAHITALAVNMLLYANNQFWPVAFGIVVGVGAKHVLQAPIAGRMRHFMNPSNFGITAVLLCFSHWCSIAPPYQFTENANTFFRVMIPLIIATAGTVINAMLTKKVALIVGWMGGFAIQAFVRHWIWDVSLFSALGAMTGVAFVLFTNYMITDPGTTPFKARNQFIFGASVAFVYAVMMQFNVVYTLFFATTAVCGLRGLGWWAAHFINKSKQRRAAAAAGVERPMGPNPAAVAV; this is encoded by the coding sequence ATGACCGCCACTGTCCAGCAGCAACCAGCATCCAGCCCGGCGGCGCCGACAGCGCCCATCGTGGCTGCCAGCAAGCCGAAGCCGGACGCTCGCTACATCGCGCTGCGAAACTTCGCCATCTCGATCAGCGTGCTCAACATCTTCGGTTACGCATGGCTCGGCTTCGAGCAACCGTGGTTGTGGCCGATCCTGTCGATCCTGGTGGGCTATGCCACCGAGATCGTCTTCGAGAGCATCAGCGCCTGGGTCTACCGGCGGCCGGCGAAGTTCAGGGGCAATGGCGTGCGGGGCCTCTACGAGGCACTGCTACCGGCTCACATCACCGCCCTGGCCGTCAACATGCTGCTCTACGCCAACAACCAGTTCTGGCCGGTGGCCTTCGGCATCGTCGTGGGTGTCGGCGCAAAGCACGTCCTGCAGGCGCCGATCGCCGGCCGGATGCGGCACTTCATGAACCCGTCCAACTTCGGCATCACCGCGGTGCTGCTCTGCTTCAGCCACTGGTGCAGCATCGCCCCGCCCTACCAGTTCACCGAGAACGCCAACACCTTCTTCCGGGTGATGATTCCGCTGATCATCGCCACCGCCGGAACGGTGATCAACGCGATGCTCACCAAGAAGGTGGCGCTGATCGTGGGCTGGATGGGCGGCTTCGCCATCCAGGCCTTCGTCCGGCACTGGATCTGGGATGTCTCGCTGTTCTCCGCGCTCGGCGCGATGACCGGAGTCGCGTTCGTGCTGTTCACCAACTACATGATCACCGACCCCGGCACCACGCCGTTCAAGGCACGCAACCAATTCATCTTCGGCGCATCGGTCGCCTTCGTGTACGCCGTGATGATGCAGTTCAACGTTGTCTACACGCTGTTCTTCGCCACCACCGCGGTGTGCGGCCTGCGCGGTCTGGGCTGGTGGGCCGCGCACTTCATCAACAAGTCCAAGCAGCGTCGAGCCGCGGCAGCGGCCGGCGTCGAGCGTCCCATGGGACCGAACCCCGCGGCGGTGGCAGTATGA
- a CDS encoding CRTAC1 family protein: MAVSRERVRKLIPALVAAVVLLSLYVVAQSRVATYGADSVATQYKFKEMPIAMPAGYNDQKMETIRPVNRAYKKIAAWVSSVGASIAINDLVGNGRSNGMCIVDTRTNDVVVTYTPTAPAADQFPPFVLDPSPLPMDNAMAPMGCNPGDFNGDSRMDLLVTYWGRTPILFLAKSSATAPLSNAAYHPQELVPSQSLDGRYHGPRWHTDANFVGDLDGDGNPDIIIGNYFPESDVLNPNGQNNVRMNDSLATAKNGGGERVLRWHSATSGDKPTASYVEQQGAVPYQASTGWTLAIAGADLTGSGLPDIYIANDFGHDHLLHNVSVPGNIRFKEASGQRGPATAKSFVLGKDSFKGMGVDFGDLNGTGRFDIAVSNITVKWGLQEGNFIFINEAKDKATMKKKLDAGIAPFKQEAVKYGMAWTGWCWDVKMGDFLNNGDLSVLQTTGFVKGEIDRWPWLQEMAMTNDDLLSNPAMWPNAGPGDDIAGDQHMAFYAKNSDGEYVNISSKIGTDVPIPTRGLATADTTGTGALDFAIARQWGPPAFYANQSPNKGNYLNLHLYRPASDSSAVAGSGLANIGTPAYNATVTVTTPNGKRISQLDGGGGHGGFRSFEVHFGLGDYSGPADVELQWRDVKGQLHQQKVQMTPGVHSLVLTDTVQEVSSR, translated from the coding sequence ATGGCAGTGTCCCGTGAACGTGTCCGCAAGCTAATTCCCGCTCTGGTAGCCGCCGTGGTCCTGCTCTCCCTATACGTGGTGGCGCAGAGCCGGGTGGCTACCTACGGCGCGGACTCGGTGGCCACCCAGTACAAGTTCAAAGAAATGCCTATCGCCATGCCCGCCGGATACAACGACCAGAAGATGGAAACCATCCGACCGGTCAACCGCGCGTACAAGAAGATCGCCGCCTGGGTCTCCTCGGTCGGCGCCAGCATCGCGATCAACGACCTGGTCGGCAACGGCCGCTCCAACGGCATGTGCATCGTGGACACCCGGACCAACGACGTGGTCGTGACCTACACGCCGACCGCGCCGGCGGCCGACCAGTTCCCGCCGTTCGTGCTCGACCCCAGCCCGCTGCCCATGGACAACGCGATGGCGCCAATGGGCTGCAACCCCGGTGACTTCAACGGCGACAGCCGGATGGACCTGCTGGTCACCTACTGGGGCCGTACCCCGATCCTGTTCCTGGCCAAGAGCAGCGCCACCGCTCCGCTGTCCAATGCCGCTTACCACCCGCAGGAGCTGGTCCCCTCGCAGTCCCTGGACGGCAGGTATCACGGCCCGCGGTGGCACACCGACGCCAACTTCGTCGGTGACCTCGACGGCGACGGCAACCCCGACATCATCATCGGCAACTACTTCCCCGAGTCCGACGTGCTGAACCCGAACGGGCAGAACAACGTCAGGATGAACGACTCGCTGGCCACCGCCAAGAACGGCGGCGGTGAGCGGGTGCTGCGCTGGCACAGCGCGACCTCCGGTGACAAGCCGACCGCCTCCTACGTCGAGCAGCAAGGCGCTGTCCCCTACCAGGCCTCCACCGGTTGGACCCTGGCCATCGCCGGGGCGGACCTGACCGGCAGTGGATTGCCCGACATCTACATCGCCAACGACTTCGGCCACGACCACCTGCTGCACAACGTCTCGGTTCCGGGCAACATCAGGTTCAAGGAAGCCAGCGGTCAGCGCGGGCCGGCCACCGCCAAGTCCTTCGTGCTCGGCAAGGACTCGTTCAAGGGCATGGGCGTGGACTTCGGCGACCTCAACGGCACCGGCAGGTTCGACATCGCGGTCAGCAACATCACTGTCAAGTGGGGCCTGCAGGAAGGCAACTTCATCTTCATCAACGAGGCCAAGGACAAGGCCACGATGAAGAAGAAGCTGGACGCCGGTATCGCGCCCTTCAAGCAGGAGGCTGTGAAGTACGGAATGGCGTGGACCGGCTGGTGCTGGGACGTCAAGATGGGCGACTTCCTCAACAACGGCGACCTGTCCGTGCTGCAGACGACCGGATTCGTCAAGGGCGAGATCGACCGGTGGCCCTGGCTGCAGGAGATGGCCATGACGAACGACGACCTGCTCAGCAACCCTGCGATGTGGCCGAACGCCGGACCCGGTGACGACATCGCCGGTGACCAGCACATGGCCTTCTACGCCAAGAACTCCGACGGCGAGTACGTCAACATCAGCTCCAAGATCGGCACCGACGTTCCCATTCCGACCCGGGGGCTCGCTACGGCTGACACCACCGGCACCGGTGCCCTGGACTTCGCGATCGCCCGGCAGTGGGGCCCACCGGCCTTCTACGCCAACCAGTCCCCGAACAAGGGCAACTACCTCAACCTGCACCTCTACCGCCCTGCCAGTGACAGCAGCGCGGTCGCCGGCAGCGGTCTGGCCAACATCGGAACGCCGGCCTACAACGCGACGGTGACCGTGACCACCCCGAACGGGAAGAGGATCTCTCAGCTTGACGGCGGTGGCGGCCACGGCGGTTTCCGAAGCTTCGAGGTTCACTTCGGACTCGGTGACTACAGCGGTCCGGCCGACGTGGAGCTGCAATGGCGCGACGTCAAGGGCCAACTCCACCAGCAAAAGGTTCAGATGACGCCTGGCGTCCACTCTCTCGTCCTGACGGACACTGTCCAGGAGGTTTCAAGCCGATGA